A window of the Citrus sinensis cultivar Valencia sweet orange chromosome 9, DVS_A1.0, whole genome shotgun sequence genome harbors these coding sequences:
- the LOC102619077 gene encoding cysteine proteinase inhibitor B, producing MAKLARALILSLLLLSITASVNGYDRLVGGRSEVKDVKKNKEVQELGKFSVEEFNRSQQRQGKVIRNVAFGRLRFSQVLEAQKQVVSGIKYYLTIEATTGENGEIQMFDSIVVIKPWLHSKELLKFAPSE from the coding sequence ATGGCGAAATTAGCAAGAGCTTTGATATTGAGCCTCCTCTTGTTGTCCATCACAGCATCTGTAAATGGGTATGATCGTTTAGTGGGAGGGAGATCAGAGGTGAAGGACGTGAAGAAGAATAAGGAAGTGCAAGAGCTGGGAAAATTCTCTGTAGAGGAATTCAATCGCAGCCAGCAGAGGCAAGGCAAGGTAATCCGCAACGTCGCCTTTGGACGGCTGAGATTTTCGCAGGTCCTTGAGGCGCAGAAACAGGTGGTTTCTGggattaaatattatttaacaattgaGGCCACCACTGGTGAAAATGGGGAAATACAGATGTTTGATTCAATTGTAGTGATCAAACCATGGCTTCACTCTAAGGAATTGCTTAAATTTGCCCCTTCCGAGTGA